The Candidatus Margulisiibacteriota bacterium nucleotide sequence TGTTCCTTTATGGCATCCTGTGTTTATGTTTTTATATGGGACTTTTCTAGTGAGTACAATCGATAATATCCTTCGCCCCATTATTCTTTCCGATGTAGCGAAGATTAATCCGGCAATTGTTTTGGTAGGATTTATCGGAGGATTCATGCTTTTTGGTATTCCCGGGGTTTTTCTAGGTCCTATTATCCTTACACTTACCGAAGTCGCCTTTGAAGTTTTTCGGGAAATATAAAGTCAACGAATTATTAAAAGAATTATAACTGCCAGAATTATCCGATAATAACCGAAAATTTTAAGATCGTGTTTAGCAATGAATTTCATCAGCCCTGCAACAACGGCCAGAGCGACAATGAATGAAGTAATGAAACCTGCGGCAAGAATTAAGATCTCGTTTCCGCTGAAACTGATACCGTGTTTCAATAAAGCATAACCGGAAGCGGCGATCAATGTAGGAATAGCCAGAAAAAAAGAGAATTCTACTGCCAGTTGTCTGGATGTCCCCAGAAGCATGGCTCCGATAATTGTAGCCGCAGAACGTGATGTTCCCGGTATCATAGCGATACACTGAATGAGCCCTATGAGAAACGCCGTTGTGTAGGAAAGTTGTTTTATGGATATAAGCGAGGCCCTGTGTTTTCTGCCCTCTATATAAATCAGGATCAGACCGCCGATAAGCAGTGCTAATGAAACTACCAGAGAATTAAACAGTTTTTCTTCAATAATTTTACCTACGGTCGCACCTATTATTATCGCGGGAATAACGCCAACCAGTGTTTTCCTCCATAACTGCCATATATCTTTTTTTTCTGCCAGTGTTTTGAATTTGCCGAAAGGAAATAAACGTTTCCAGAAATAAAAGACAACAGCCAGAATTGCGCCGACCTGGATAACAATGTCGAACATTTTGGTAAAAGAATCTTCAAAATAGAACCATTTGTTAATCAGAATAAGATGGCCGGTAGAGGAAACAGGCAGGAACTCTGTAAGCCCCTCGGTAATACCGAGAATTATAGAATTAAAAAGATCTGTTAGCATTCTAATTAAACAGGATAACACAAAACATAAAAGTTAAACAATTAATAGAACACTGATTATATCGAAAATATTAGCTGGATTTTTTTGACGGTATTATTCTTGATATGTCCGCTGTAAGCCCCTGATGACTTCAATACCCCTTGATTTACCTGCAGGTTTTTGGTGCGTACTTTCAGATGTTCCCCTGATTACCTGTATATGTTTGGGTTTGGCGTAAGCTATTTTCCGATTAATTGTTTGACGATTAGTT carries:
- a CDS encoding undecaprenyl-diphosphate phosphatase; translated protein: MLTDLFNSIILGITEGLTEFLPVSSTGHLILINKWFYFEDSFTKMFDIVIQVGAILAVVFYFWKRLFPFGKFKTLAEKKDIWQLWRKTLVGVIPAIIIGATVGKIIEEKLFNSLVVSLALLIGGLILIYIEGRKHRASLISIKQLSYTTAFLIGLIQCIAMIPGTSRSAATIIGAMLLGTSRQLAVEFSFFLAIPTLIAASGYALLKHGISFSGNEILILAAGFITSFIVALAVVAGLMKFIAKHDLKIFGYYRIILAVIILLIIR